Proteins encoded together in one Coffea arabica cultivar ET-39 chromosome 2c, Coffea Arabica ET-39 HiFi, whole genome shotgun sequence window:
- the LOC140035650 gene encoding protein FAR-RED IMPAIRED RESPONSE 1-like, producing the protein MLMDYTYFWDVVTFDTTYKTNKEYRPLGVFVGFNQFRQLVIFGTTLLYDEAIESFKWMFGTFVEAVCGKHPKIIFTNQDAAMAAAISAVMPSTYHGLCTFHIRVNFMKHPGNYYKDGSNLPYRFAECMYEIKDENEFIMAWDAMLKEHKFETNEWLRGIYVYRKKWAKYFMKGVWTAEYIVSQYDGERERRVILNPITKDITCSCNLFEQEGILCSHALKVYDMVGTKFIPDQYVTKRWIKKARSGGNVDCKGREISSDLSLSISHRYRLLAPEMVRLATRAAMSEAAIKLVSSVMSELSKRVKMLFCEEIDKITHKSTSMDLCKEIQVQNAPDHFVTPTGLKKRNGRKTKKVLRSWVDRFHRQKKNSRLSKASTPKIVSTESYFWTYITISFQLTLLS; encoded by the exons ATGCTGATGGATTATACCTATTTTTGGGATGTGGTTACATTTGACACCACATATAAAACTAACAAGGAATACAGACCATTGGGTGTATTTGTGGGATTCAATCAATTTAGACAATTGGTTATTTTTGGAACAACTCTATTATATGATGAGGCCATTGAATCATTCAAGTGGATGTTCGGTACATTTGTAGAGGCAGTTTGTGGAAAgcacccaaaaatcatcttcacaAATCAGGATGCAGCTATGGCCGCTGCAATTTCAGCTGTTATGCCTTCAACATACCATGGTCTGTGCACTTTTCATATTAGAGTCAATTTCATGAAACATCCTGGAAACTATTACAAGGATGGTAGTAATCTCCCATATAGATTTGCTGAATGTATGTATGAgataaaagatgaaaatgagTTTATCATGGCCTGGGATGCAATGCTAAAAGAACACaagtttgaaacaaatgaaTGGTTGCGTGGCATTTATGTATATCGAAAGAAATGGGCAAAATACTTTATGAAAGGCGTCTGGACTGCAG AATATATTGTCAGTCAGTATGATggagaaagggagagaagagtGATATTGAATCCAATAACTAAAGACATTACTTGTAGTTGTAATCTTTTTGAGCAGGAGGGAATCCTATGCTCACATGCTTTAAAGGTGTATGATATGGTTGGAACAAAGTTTATTCCTGATCAATATGTGACAAAGAGGTGGATAAAAAAGGCAAGGTCTGGAGGCAACGTCGATTGTAAGGGTAGAGAAATATCATCAGATCTGTCTCTCTCTATTTCCCATCGATATAGGCTATTAGCACCCGAAATGGTAAGACTTGCTACCAGGGCTGCCATGTCAGAAGCCGCTATAAAGTTAGTCAGTAGCGTAATGTCTGAATTGTCAAAGAGAGTCAAAATGCTATTTTGTGAAGAAATAGATAAAATAACACATAAGAGTACATCAATGGATCTATGCAAGGAAATACAGGTGCAGAATGCACCTGACCACTTTGTGACTCCAACGGGTTTGAAGAAACGAAATGGCAGAAAAACTAAAAAAGTATTGCGTAGTTGGGTGGATAGGTTTCATAGGCAAAAGAAGAATTCTAGATTGTCTAAGGCAAGCACTCCTAAGATAGTTAGTACTGAATCATACTTTTGGACTTACATAACTATATCATTTCAATTGACTCTACTATCATAA
- the LOC113727280 gene encoding rRNA-processing protein utp23-like, translating to MRVKKQKRHRKAVRFYAACFGFREPFKVLCDGTFVHHLLLNKITPADIALANALGAPVKIFTTRCVLGELRSLGDSYAESLNAARNLLTARCDHEKRKSAVSCITRIIGENNSEHFFVATQDAELRKKFQKVPGVPLIYGLRNALFLEQPSAFQHQFVRSVEEDRSHMTDLEYKLLNVKKKNVAFEEAKDSSDANEDKNDGTFTVQAIQTNFRKKRDLKDTVQFKRKRAKGPNPLSCKKKKPRENTNNAASVKENGNGDTTVRSRNRKRKRSRKSKNVSKANV from the exons ATGAGAGTAAAGAAGCAGAAACGCCATCGAAAAGCTGTCCGATTCTATGCAGCTTGCTTTGGTTTCAGGGAGCCTTTTAAAGTTCTGTGTGATGGAACTTTTGTGCACCACCTGCTTCTCAATAAGATCACTCCTGCTGATATTGCGTTGGCTAATGCTTTAGGTGCCCCAGTAAAGATTTTCACTACCAG ATGTGTTCTTGGCGAGTTGAGAAGCCTTGGTGACTCCTATGCTGAATCTCTTAATGCAGCTCGTAACCTGTTAACCGCAAG ATGTGACCATGAGAAACGGAAGAGTGCTGTCAGCTGCATAACTCGTATTATTGGAGAAAACAATTCTGAGCATTTCTTTGTGGCTACTCAGGATGCTGAATTGCGGAAGAAATTTCAAAAG GTACCAGGTGTTCCTCTTATTTATGGCCTTCGGAATGCCTTATTTCTTGAACAGCCGTCAGCTTTTCAACACCAGTTTGTTAGATCTGTTGAGGAAGATCGTTCACATATGACTGACTTGGAATACAAGTTGTTGAAtgtaaagaaaaagaatgtaGCCTTTGAGGAAGCAAAGGATTCTTCTGATGCcaatgaagacaagaatgatggTACATTTACGGTTCAGgccatccaaacaaattttagaaaaaagagAGATTTAAAGgacacagttcaattcaagagAAAGAGAGCTAAG GGTCCAAACCCACTGTCCTGTAAGAAGAAAAAACCACGTGAGAATACAAATAATGCTGCTTCAGTAAAG GAAAATGGGAATGGAGATACAACCGTGAGAAGCAGGAATAGAAAAAGGAAGAGGTCACGTAAGAGTAAAAATGTTTCAAAAGCCAACGTCTAG